From the genome of Paracholeplasma manati:
TAAAGGTTCAACCTACCCGATGACCGACTTGGCTGGGGAATTCCATGATTATATCTTGGAATGGACACCTGAGCATTTATCGTTTCAGGTCGATTATCATGAGATATTAAAAGTTGAAAAACAACCAGGCGATACATTTAAAGAATGGCCATTTGACCAACCATATTACATGATTGTCAATCTCGCTGTGGGCGGTTGGTACGCAGGAGACATTCAGGATGCGGACTTACCATTCCATTTTGAAGTCGCATTTATCAGACATTTTGAGCTTATAGAAGCATAAAAGCCGTTATCCACGGCTTTTCTTTTTTTGGATCCATTCTAAGCGTTCTTTAAGTGCTTTTTCATAGGTAGAATCTTCTTTAGGTTCAAAATAATGTTTGTTTAAAAGGTTTTCAGGCAGATAAGTTTGGTCAACCATGGCATAGGGGTAATTGTGGGGGTATTTGTATAATGAAGCATCCCCTTTGATTTCTCGGTTGATGATGTGTTTTGGAATCGGGCCAGAAACGCCATTTTGAAAATCCTCTAACGCCTGATCGAGTGCAACTAAGGCTGTGTTAGATTTAGGGGATAATGCACAATCAATCACCGCGACAGACAGTGGAATTCTTGCCTCTGGTAAACCCAGTTTGATCGCAGCGTCACATGCAGCCATGACTTTCGGACCGATTTGAGGGTTGGCTAAACCAATGTCTTCATACGCAATGACCATCAAACGTCTGGTTAATGACACCAAATCTTGCATGACAATCAATCTCGCTAGGTAGTGTAGACTCGCATCGACATCCGAACCACGAATAGACTTTTGGAAAGCACTTAAAACCTCGTAGTAATTATCTGCATTCCCATCCAGTTGCAACACCGGTTTGCCAATCGCGAGTTTCGCGATTTTGGGTGTGATGATTTCATATTGGGTGAGCAGTAAGGTCGCCTCAAGCATGTTGAGCGCGGTGCGAATTTCCCCACCAGCACTTTGGGCGATGTAAGCTAATGTATCTTTAGTCAATGTTAAATCGGTATCCACTTCATCGGATAATAACGCGTTTTCAAGCACCTTAATGATATCGGATTCAGTAATGTCATTGAGCTGATAAATATGACATCTCGAGCGAATCGCAGGGTTCACAGTGATGTAAGGGTTATTGGTGGTTAAACCGATGATGGTTACCTTACCTTCTTCAACGTAAGGTAATAAGTAATCCTGAATATCGGTTTTCATGCGGTGAATTTCGTCGATGATCAATAAAACATCGTTGTAGGCTGTCATATCGATGATTTCTTTTAAACGTTGTTTCGAATCGGTGGCTGCTGAGAAGGCAAAGGATTCTAAATTCGCACGTTTGGCTACCAAACCAGCGATGGTGGTTTTGCCTGTGCCAGGGTTACCATATAAGATGAATGAAATCAATTTGTGTTGTTCAATCATATGGGTGATGATGCCATCTGGACCAATCAAATGGTCTTGACCAACCACGTCTTCAAATCGGGTAGGTCTCAAACGATGTGCTAAAGGTTTCATCGAATCAACTCCTTAATCATTTATGATTATAGCACATAATGCTTGCATCAAGGTGACAAACAAGGCTAAAATAGAAGCATCAAGAAAGGGTGTGTCGCTATGTTAAGGTATTTCGAAACCATCATTGAATCTTTAAGAGGGAAACAAAACCCAATGGTGGATAATACGCAGGGCGTTTTTTATTTATTTAGCAAAGAAGAAGGCATCGTTTCTGGTTTGGATGAAATTCAAACATTATTGAATTTATACGATATTGAGATTGCTTTTAGAAAACATAAAAACAATGGCCAAAGTGTTAAACGTGGTGAAATATTATGTTCGATGCAGGGCGAAAAAGCATCGATTTATATGATTTTACCGACTTTGACCTATGTGGTTGGTAAAATGATGGGAATCGCAAGTCTGGTTAGACTATACCAATCCAAATTACAACATGCAGGAATCATTGATTTAAATGAATTTTCAACGATTGAAACAGCC
Proteins encoded in this window:
- a CDS encoding replication-associated recombination protein A, with translation MKPLAHRLRPTRFEDVVGQDHLIGPDGIITHMIEQHKLISFILYGNPGTGKTTIAGLVAKRANLESFAFSAATDSKQRLKEIIDMTAYNDVLLIIDEIHRMKTDIQDYLLPYVEEGKVTIIGLTTNNPYITVNPAIRSRCHIYQLNDITESDIIKVLENALLSDEVDTDLTLTKDTLAYIAQSAGGEIRTALNMLEATLLLTQYEIITPKIAKLAIGKPVLQLDGNADNYYEVLSAFQKSIRGSDVDASLHYLARLIVMQDLVSLTRRLMVIAYEDIGLANPQIGPKVMAACDAAIKLGLPEARIPLSVAVIDCALSPKSNTALVALDQALEDFQNGVSGPIPKHIINREIKGDASLYKYPHNYPYAMVDQTYLPENLLNKHYFEPKEDSTYEKALKERLEWIQKKKSRG